In one Thermosipho ferrireducens genomic region, the following are encoded:
- the rpmD gene encoding 50S ribosomal protein L30 produces the protein MKKLKITLIKSPIGYKYDQKDTVKRLGLRKLNSTVIKDDVPQIRGMIRKVRHLVKVEEIDE, from the coding sequence ATGAAGAAATTAAAAATAACATTGATAAAAAGTCCAATAGGTTATAAATATGATCAAAAAGACACAGTAAAGAGATTGGGACTTAGAAAGCTAAATTCAACAGTTATAAAAGATGATGTTCCTCAAATCAGAGGTATGATTAGAAAAGTAAGACACCTCGTTAAAGTTGAGGAAATAGATGAGTAA
- the rplO gene encoding 50S ribosomal protein L15, with protein MRIEDLKPTPGSVKKRIRVGRGIASGKGKTSGKGHKGQKSRGAGKVRIWFEGGQTPLHRRLPKYGFKNFNKKVYTIVNVEQLEKLFESGEEVTPEKLIELGVVKKLNDGVKILGNGEITKPLTVIAHAFSSSARRKIEAVGGKVEVI; from the coding sequence ATGAGAATAGAGGATCTTAAGCCTACTCCAGGTTCAGTGAAAAAACGAATACGTGTGGGGCGTGGCATAGCTTCTGGAAAAGGAAAAACGTCTGGAAAAGGACACAAGGGTCAGAAATCTCGAGGGGCAGGCAAGGTTAGAATTTGGTTTGAAGGAGGACAAACACCTCTTCACAGGAGATTACCAAAGTATGGATTTAAGAATTTCAATAAAAAAGTATATACAATAGTAAATGTTGAGCAACTTGAAAAGTTATTTGAATCAGGTGAGGAAGTAACACCAGAGAAGCTTATAGAATTGGGTGTTGTGAAAAAATTAAATGATGGTGTTAAAATTCTTGGTAATGGTGAGATAACAAAACCTCTTACAGTAATTGCTCATGCTTTCAGTTCCAGCGCTAGGAGGAAGATAGAGGCTGTTGGCGGAAAAGTTGAGGTGATATAA
- the secY gene encoding preprotein translocase subunit SecY, which translates to MWKALKNALKIPELRDRIVFTLLMLIVFRLGIYIPVPGINLKAWGAAFTQLGSGAASGLLSFYDVFTGGAFRRFSIFSMSVTPYINAAIILQLLSSVIPSLKEMLKEGEEGRKKFQRYTRNLTVILGALQSFVVSFSLGRGFQNVLTVPLWTFTFVSTVSLLSGTMFLLWIGDRITEKGIGNGISVLIFAGIVARYPSYFRRAVLGGLNIFEWLFLIGVMILMVVGIIYVQQAERRITIQYASRMVGRRIYGGTSTHIPIKVNHSGVIPIIFAWAIVSIPVGIAQFTNSDTAKSLFGMSSPLIITIYAILIFFFTYFYSVVVFDPKDIASNIKSYGGYIPGIRPGKPTEQYITRVLNRITFVGALFLVTISLIPYVIQGVTGVNIWLGGTSALIAVGVALDVAQQMEAHLIMRNYEGFVKKGKLPGRR; encoded by the coding sequence ATGTGGAAAGCGTTGAAAAATGCTTTAAAGATTCCTGAACTGAGAGATCGTATAGTATTTACGTTATTGATGCTTATAGTATTTCGTTTGGGGATTTATATACCGGTACCCGGTATTAATCTGAAGGCGTGGGGGGCCGCCTTTACTCAACTTGGAAGTGGAGCGGCAAGTGGACTTCTTAGTTTTTACGATGTTTTTACTGGGGGAGCATTTAGAAGATTTTCAATATTTTCAATGAGTGTTACTCCTTACATCAATGCTGCAATAATTCTTCAGTTGCTTTCATCGGTTATACCAAGTTTAAAAGAAATGTTGAAAGAAGGAGAAGAGGGTCGTAAAAAATTTCAGCGTTATACACGAAACCTTACAGTGATATTAGGCGCTCTTCAGTCTTTTGTCGTCTCATTTAGTCTTGGAAGAGGTTTTCAAAATGTTTTGACAGTTCCACTCTGGACCTTTACTTTTGTGTCAACAGTTTCTTTGCTTTCTGGAACAATGTTTCTTTTGTGGATAGGCGATAGAATTACTGAAAAAGGAATAGGAAATGGTATAAGTGTTTTAATATTTGCGGGTATTGTTGCAAGGTATCCGAGCTATTTTAGACGTGCAGTTCTTGGAGGATTAAATATATTTGAGTGGCTATTCCTTATAGGTGTTATGATTTTAATGGTTGTAGGAATTATTTATGTTCAACAGGCAGAAAGAAGGATAACGATTCAATACGCTTCAAGAATGGTCGGCAGAAGAATCTATGGCGGGACATCTACTCATATTCCTATAAAGGTTAATCACAGTGGTGTTATTCCTATAATTTTTGCCTGGGCTATAGTTTCCATTCCTGTAGGTATAGCTCAATTTACAAATTCAGATACTGCTAAATCTTTATTTGGAATGTCGAGTCCCCTTATAATAACAATATACGCTATTTTAATCTTCTTCTTTACATACTTTTACAGTGTGGTTGTATTTGATCCAAAAGATATTGCCAGTAATATAAAAAGTTATGGTGGATATATTCCTGGTATAAGGCCTGGAAAACCAACTGAGCAATATATTACAAGAGTACTCAACAGGATAACTTTTGTTGGGGCTTTATTCCTTGTGACAATATCTTTAATACCTTACGTTATACAGGGAGTTACAGGAGTAAATATCTGGCTTGGTGGAACAAGTGCGTTGATAGCTGTTGGTGTGGCCCTTGATGTGGCACAACAGATGGAAGCACACCTTATAATGAGAAATTACGAAGGATTTGTTAAAAAAGGCAAACTTCCTGGAAGGAGATGA
- a CDS encoding adenylate kinase — MNIVFLGPPGAGKGTYAKKLVELLGIPHISTGDMFREAISSGSELGKKVEEIVNKGELVPDDLTNAIVKDRLSKADCRKGFILDGFPRTLAQAKALDEILKSLNKSIEYAMYFEVSENVVVERISNRRICSKCGKIYNLITLPPKRKDFCDECGGKLYQRDDDKEDVVRRRYKIYMENTAPVIEFYRNQNKLFTINGAEGVEVVIKEVLNIIRR, encoded by the coding sequence ATGAATATAGTGTTTCTCGGGCCTCCAGGAGCAGGAAAAGGGACCTACGCTAAAAAGTTAGTAGAACTTCTCGGAATCCCTCATATATCCACAGGAGATATGTTTAGAGAGGCAATATCTTCCGGGAGTGAACTGGGGAAAAAGGTAGAAGAAATAGTAAATAAGGGTGAATTGGTCCCTGATGATTTAACAAATGCGATAGTAAAGGACAGGCTTTCAAAAGCAGATTGCAGAAAAGGGTTTATTCTGGATGGTTTTCCACGAACGTTAGCGCAGGCGAAAGCACTTGATGAAATATTAAAGAGTTTGAATAAATCAATTGAATATGCCATGTATTTTGAAGTTAGTGAAAATGTAGTAGTAGAAAGAATCAGCAATAGAAGAATATGTTCTAAATGTGGAAAAATATATAATTTAATAACATTACCTCCAAAACGAAAAGATTTTTGTGATGAATGCGGGGGAAAACTTTATCAGAGAGATGACGATAAAGAAGATGTAGTAAGAAGACGATATAAAATTTATATGGAGAACACAGCCCCTGTAATTGAATTTTATCGTAATCAAAACAAACTTTTTACAATAAATGGTGCTGAAGGTGTTGAAGTGGTAATAAAAGAAGTATTAAATATTATCAGAAGGTGA
- the map gene encoding type I methionyl aminopeptidase — translation MIFLKSKDQIEKMKVACQAVAAILEEAEKYVVEGASAWDLEIVADKILKEYRCKPAFKGYSGYPYITTVSVNDEVIHGFPLKKKVFKNGDIVSLDVGAIYDGYYGDGAFTYVVGGTTDQIGMKLVEVTKKSLERVISRIRGGIRLGDISHEIQSFVESNGFNVVRDFVGHGVGSKLHEDPQIPNYGKKGTGPIIKPGMTFAIEPMVTEGGWHVVILDDGWTVVTRDGKRAAHFEHTVLVTEDGAEVLTRFKG, via the coding sequence ATGATTTTTCTAAAGAGCAAAGATCAAATTGAGAAAATGAAAGTGGCATGCCAGGCAGTGGCAGCTATACTTGAAGAAGCAGAGAAATACGTAGTTGAAGGAGCGTCTGCCTGGGATCTTGAAATAGTTGCTGATAAGATTCTTAAAGAATATAGATGTAAACCAGCTTTTAAGGGATACTCCGGGTATCCGTATATTACTACTGTCTCTGTAAATGATGAAGTTATTCATGGATTTCCATTGAAGAAAAAGGTATTTAAAAATGGCGATATTGTTTCTCTTGATGTTGGAGCGATTTATGATGGTTATTATGGTGACGGGGCTTTTACTTATGTAGTAGGTGGAACAACAGATCAGATAGGTATGAAATTAGTAGAAGTAACAAAAAAATCTCTTGAAAGAGTTATTTCCAGAATCCGTGGTGGAATAAGATTAGGGGACATTTCACATGAAATACAATCTTTTGTTGAGTCAAATGGATTTAATGTTGTTAGAGATTTTGTTGGGCATGGAGTTGGAAGTAAATTACACGAAGATCCGCAAATACCTAATTATGGAAAAAAAGGTACGGGTCCCATAATAAAACCTGGAATGACGTTTGCAATAGAACCAATGGTTACAGAAGGCGGCTGGCACGTAGTTATCCTGGATGATGGTTGGACTGTGGTAACCAGAGATGGTAAAAGAGCGGCACATTTTGAACATACTGTTCTCGTAACCGAGGATGGCGCAGAAGTTTTAACCCGTTTTAAGGGGTGA
- the infA gene encoding translation initiation factor IF-1 — translation MSNRDDIIKMEGTIVEALPNAMFRVELENGYKILAHISGKMRKNFIRLVPGDKVVVELTIYDLTKGRIIYRKKVEK, via the coding sequence TTGTCAAATAGGGATGATATTATTAAAATGGAAGGAACGATTGTAGAAGCTTTACCTAACGCTATGTTTAGAGTAGAACTTGAAAACGGATACAAAATTTTAGCTCATATAAGCGGTAAAATGCGAAAAAATTTCATAAGATTGGTTCCAGGAGACAAAGTGGTTGTTGAACTTACCATTTATGATTTAACTAAAGGAAGAATTATATATCGTAAGAAAGTAGAGAAATAA
- the rpmJ gene encoding 50S ribosomal protein L36, whose protein sequence is MKVQSSVKKRCEHCKIIKRKGKVYVICKVNPKHNQKQG, encoded by the coding sequence ATGAAGGTTCAATCCTCTGTAAAGAAAAGATGCGAGCACTGTAAGATAATAAAGCGAAAAGGTAAAGTATATGTTATTTGCAAGGTTAATCCCAAGCATAATCAGAAGCAAGGTTAA
- the rpsM gene encoding 30S ribosomal protein S13, with protein sequence MARIVGVEIPNDKKVEIALTYIYGIGKTRAKQICENANIDPNKRVRELNEDEISRIASFIQQNYKVEGELRSEVMRNIKRLMDIGCYRGLRHKLGLPVRGQKTKSNARTRKGPRPSRIKKKK encoded by the coding sequence ATGGCTCGTATCGTTGGTGTAGAAATTCCTAATGATAAAAAAGTAGAAATAGCTCTTACATATATTTATGGAATAGGCAAAACAAGGGCAAAGCAAATTTGCGAAAATGCAAATATAGATCCAAATAAACGTGTAAGAGAATTAAATGAAGATGAAATAAGCAGAATAGCAAGTTTTATACAACAAAACTATAAGGTAGAAGGTGAACTTCGATCAGAAGTAATGAGAAACATTAAGAGGCTTATGGATATAGGTTGTTACAGGGGATTAAGGCACAAATTAGGGCTTCCTGTAAGAGGACAGAAAACAAAATCAAATGCAAGAACAAGAAAAGGCCCAAGACCAAGTAGAATTAAAAAGAAAAAGTAA
- the rpsK gene encoding 30S ribosomal protein S11, which produces MARKTRRSASKRKKKIAIDHGVIHIKSTYNNTIVTLTDPDGKVIIWGSGGTAGFEGTRKGTPYAAQLAADKVAKEAVRLGIKKVDILVKGPGSGREAAIRTFQAAGLEIGIIKDVTPIPFNGCRPKKKRV; this is translated from the coding sequence ATGGCCAGGAAAACTCGCAGAAGTGCATCAAAAAGAAAAAAGAAAATAGCTATAGATCACGGAGTTATTCACATAAAGTCCACTTATAATAACACAATAGTGACGTTAACAGATCCAGATGGAAAAGTGATTATCTGGGGTAGCGGAGGAACAGCAGGATTTGAAGGTACAAGAAAAGGTACACCTTATGCAGCTCAACTTGCAGCAGATAAAGTTGCAAAGGAAGCGGTAAGACTCGGTATAAAAAAAGTAGATATTCTTGTTAAAGGACCAGGTTCTGGAAGAGAAGCAGCTATAAGAACTTTCCAGGCAGCCGGTCTTGAAATAGGGATAATAAAGGATGTAACACCTATACCATTTAATGGTTGCAGGCCAAAAAAGAAGAGAGTTTAA
- the rpsD gene encoding 30S ribosomal protein S4: MARYTGPQCKLCRREGMKLYLKGERCFTDKCAFDKRPYAPGDHGRARNKLTQYGIQLRAKQTMKRIYGVLEKQFRRYYEKAARQSGDTRENLVLQVERRLDNVVYRLGFAVNRNTARQLVNHGHVLVNGKKVSIPSYQVRPGDVIEVKEASRNIEPVKQAIELNKDKNRMPWLSADYENYKGVYERHPKLEEVIDLPVDVQAIIELYSR, from the coding sequence ATGGCAAGATATACAGGTCCACAATGTAAACTTTGCAGACGCGAAGGAATGAAGTTGTACCTGAAAGGCGAACGATGTTTTACTGATAAATGTGCTTTTGATAAAAGGCCTTACGCTCCAGGAGATCATGGAAGAGCAAGAAACAAGTTAACTCAGTATGGAATTCAGCTCAGGGCAAAACAAACAATGAAGAGAATATACGGTGTGCTGGAAAAACAATTTAGAAGATATTATGAAAAAGCTGCAAGGCAATCAGGGGATACACGTGAAAATCTTGTACTTCAAGTGGAAAGAAGACTCGATAATGTAGTTTATAGACTTGGCTTTGCAGTTAATAGAAATACTGCTCGACAATTAGTTAACCACGGTCATGTGCTTGTTAACGGTAAAAAGGTGAGCATACCTTCTTACCAGGTAAGACCCGGAGACGTCATAGAAGTTAAAGAAGCGAGTAGAAATATAGAACCAGTTAAACAGGCCATTGAGCTTAATAAAGATAAAAATAGAATGCCATGGCTTTCTGCTGATTATGAGAATTATAAAGGGGTTTATGAAAGACATCCAAAATTGGAAGAAGTTATCGACTTGCCAGTTGATGTACAGGCAATTATCGAATTGTACTCGAGGTGA
- a CDS encoding DNA-directed RNA polymerase subunit alpha, which yields MEFVMPKKMKLEEMSEGEEHYYAKFILSPLEKGYATTIGNTLRRVLLSSIPSLAITDVRFVRPEKYHEFDTLEGVKEDIIEILLNLKKVQLRMETYVEEPVKMKIQKAGAGEILAKDIEVPAGVTITNPNLHIATLNEDADIEIEIYATVGKGFVPAAERVERPEIGWIVLDGVYNPVLKVNWRMENVRVGKKTDYDKLILEVWTKKSIRPIEAMKQAVRIIIDHFSVVEESLGDIEEVPISLEVSKEDTEEVVFENDVLQRKIEELDLSVRALNCLKRDRIETIGDLLERGEEELLKIKNFGSKSLDEVKEKLMEKFGLTFGKGDK from the coding sequence ATGGAATTTGTTATGCCAAAAAAAATGAAACTCGAAGAGATGTCAGAAGGGGAAGAGCATTACTATGCGAAGTTTATACTGTCTCCTCTTGAGAAGGGATACGCTACAACGATAGGTAATACTTTAAGAAGAGTGTTACTTTCTTCAATACCATCTCTTGCAATAACAGATGTGAGATTTGTTCGACCAGAGAAGTATCATGAATTTGATACATTAGAAGGTGTAAAGGAAGATATAATCGAAATATTGCTCAATCTGAAAAAAGTGCAATTGAGAATGGAAACATACGTTGAAGAACCTGTTAAAATGAAGATTCAAAAAGCTGGAGCAGGAGAAATACTTGCAAAAGATATAGAAGTTCCTGCGGGGGTTACAATAACAAATCCCAATCTTCATATAGCTACTCTTAATGAAGATGCTGACATTGAAATAGAGATATACGCAACAGTTGGAAAGGGGTTTGTCCCTGCAGCTGAAAGGGTTGAACGTCCCGAAATTGGCTGGATAGTATTAGATGGAGTTTATAATCCTGTTTTGAAAGTTAACTGGAGAATGGAAAATGTTCGTGTTGGAAAGAAAACAGACTATGACAAACTTATTCTTGAGGTATGGACCAAGAAAAGTATAAGACCTATTGAGGCAATGAAACAAGCGGTAAGAATAATAATAGACCATTTCAGTGTTGTAGAAGAAAGTCTGGGAGATATTGAAGAAGTTCCTATTTCTTTAGAGGTTTCAAAAGAAGATACAGAAGAAGTAGTTTTTGAAAATGATGTTTTGCAGAGGAAAATTGAAGAACTTGATCTTTCAGTAAGGGCTTTGAATTGTTTGAAACGAGACAGAATAGAAACAATAGGTGATTTACTTGAAAGAGGAGAAGAAGAGCTTTTGAAAATTAAGAATTTTGGATCAAAGTCCCTTGATGAAGTAAAAGAAAAACTTATGGAAAAATTTGGTCTCACATTTGGAAAGGGGGACAAATAA
- the rplQ gene encoding 50S ribosomal protein L17, which yields MRHRVKKHRIGRYGSHRRATLRNLAREIIKHGSILTTTAKAKAVQSFFEKLMTKAIKAKKADKKEVSVALRREIFKAIGDRRLVNKLVDEIAPKFLERPGGYTAIYKVGPRRGDGAEMSLIKLVEEE from the coding sequence ATGAGGCATCGTGTAAAAAAACACAGAATAGGTAGATACGGAAGTCACAGGAGAGCTACTTTGAGAAATCTTGCAAGAGAAATAATTAAGCATGGGAGTATTCTTACAACTACAGCAAAAGCTAAAGCAGTTCAGTCATTTTTTGAAAAACTTATGACAAAAGCGATAAAAGCGAAAAAGGCTGATAAAAAAGAAGTAAGCGTTGCTTTAAGAAGAGAGATATTCAAGGCCATTGGAGATAGAAGACTAGTTAATAAATTGGTGGATGAGATAGCTCCGAAATTTTTAGAAAGACCGGGAGGATATACTGCGATTTATAAGGTAGGTCCAAGAAGAGGCGATGGAGCAGAAATGTCCCTGATAAAACTTGTCGAAGAGGAATAA
- a CDS encoding trigger factor — translation MDIKELGIDKNVVTKEYVFSKQEIEIAERRVTNELNQKYTIEGFRRGRVPKSVFKTRFGKSFYEIFVFEKLIDNIYNSVKGENLLLVPEIAESTVNADEAKIVVYLHKKPEITIDYEKIKVKVTNKEQVLDNYVEFRLKTFQEENAILEPKDGEADYEDLVKVKVTILSNDTGKELIKEKEDEYVLYKDDERPIVTNVVGHKKGDIVEFDREFDVSEEGKKLSYHYKIEILEIYNRNLPEITDEFVKTTLSEMHLETVEALKNKLREEGEQIYESETKQSIREQILSLLPDATELDISEKTIDYAVRLIVANMKEENSFENFVKKYNNEEEALKELKEYYLHDLKKELALDKIAKENEIKKEVTDEELDSYAEILAPYWGISVERAKVLVKERADIRKEVENTIFVDKILDVIAEKVEKEVVDVDKDNKEGEENEKEQ, via the coding sequence ATGGATATTAAGGAGTTAGGCATAGATAAAAATGTTGTGACGAAAGAATATGTTTTTAGCAAGCAGGAAATAGAAATAGCCGAGAGAAGAGTTACAAATGAATTAAATCAAAAATATACTATAGAAGGATTTAGAAGAGGAAGAGTTCCTAAATCAGTTTTTAAAACAAGATTTGGGAAGTCGTTTTATGAAATATTCGTTTTTGAAAAACTTATAGATAATATATACAATTCAGTTAAAGGGGAGAATTTACTTCTCGTTCCAGAAATAGCTGAAAGTACAGTAAACGCTGATGAAGCAAAGATTGTAGTTTATTTACACAAAAAACCAGAAATTACAATAGATTATGAGAAAATAAAAGTGAAAGTTACAAACAAGGAACAGGTACTTGATAATTACGTGGAGTTTAGACTTAAAACATTCCAGGAAGAAAACGCAATATTAGAACCCAAAGATGGAGAAGCTGATTATGAAGATCTTGTAAAAGTAAAAGTTACTATCTTATCTAACGACACGGGGAAAGAGCTTATCAAAGAAAAGGAAGACGAATATGTTTTGTATAAAGATGATGAACGTCCAATAGTAACGAATGTTGTGGGACATAAAAAAGGCGATATTGTAGAATTTGATAGAGAATTCGATGTTTCTGAAGAAGGGAAAAAATTGAGTTACCATTATAAAATAGAAATTTTAGAAATATACAATCGCAATCTTCCAGAAATTACTGACGAGTTTGTAAAAACGACTCTTTCTGAAATGCATCTTGAAACAGTGGAAGCTTTAAAAAATAAATTAAGAGAAGAAGGAGAGCAAATTTACGAATCAGAAACCAAACAGTCCATTAGAGAACAGATTCTTTCGCTGCTACCTGATGCTACAGAGCTTGATATTTCTGAAAAGACAATAGACTATGCAGTGAGATTAATAGTTGCAAATATGAAGGAAGAAAACAGCTTTGAAAACTTTGTCAAGAAATATAATAACGAAGAAGAAGCTTTGAAAGAATTAAAAGAATACTATTTGCATGATTTGAAAAAAGAGCTTGCACTTGACAAAATAGCAAAAGAAAATGAAATAAAAAAAGAGGTTACAGATGAAGAATTGGATAGTTATGCGGAAATATTAGCTCCTTATTGGGGGATAAGTGTTGAGAGAGCAAAAGTGCTGGTGAAAGAAAGAGCTGATATTAGAAAAGAAGTTGAAAATACAATATTTGTCGATAAAATCCTCGATGTAATAGCAGAAAAAGTTGAAAAAGAGGTAGTAGACGTGGATAAGGATAACAAAGAAGGTGAGGAAAATGAAAAAGAACAGTGA
- the clpP gene encoding ATP-dependent Clp endopeptidase proteolytic subunit ClpP encodes MKKNSEFLDQYVPMVVESTGRYERAYDIYSRLLKDRIIFLGSAIDDHVANLVVAQLLFLEAEDPDKDIQLYINSPGGSVSAGLAVYDTMQYVKCDIATICIGQAASMGAVLLAGGAKGKRFALPNSRIMIHQPLGGAEGPAKDVEILAKELLRIKNRINEILSYHTGQPIEKIEKDTDRDFFMTAEEAREYGIVDKVIVPGEKR; translated from the coding sequence ATGAAAAAGAACAGTGAGTTTTTAGACCAATATGTTCCTATGGTTGTGGAAAGTACAGGTCGTTATGAGAGAGCTTATGATATATATTCAAGACTTTTAAAAGATAGAATAATATTTCTGGGAAGCGCAATAGATGATCACGTTGCTAATCTGGTTGTTGCACAACTATTGTTTTTAGAAGCGGAAGATCCCGATAAAGATATTCAGTTGTATATAAACTCTCCAGGAGGATCTGTAAGTGCGGGGCTCGCTGTTTATGATACAATGCAATATGTAAAATGTGATATTGCAACTATATGTATTGGTCAGGCTGCTTCAATGGGTGCTGTTTTACTTGCAGGTGGTGCAAAAGGTAAGAGATTTGCACTTCCCAACAGTAGAATAATGATTCATCAACCACTCGGTGGAGCTGAAGGTCCAGCAAAAGATGTTGAAATACTTGCCAAAGAATTGCTCAGAATAAAAAATAGAATAAATGAGATATTAAGCTATCACACAGGGCAGCCTATCGAAAAAATAGAAAAAGACACGGATCGTGACTTCTTTATGACAGCAGAGGAAGCCAGAGAATATGGAATAGTAGATAAAGTTATAGTACCTGGCGAAAAAAGGTAA